The Trichocoleus sp. genome segment GCAAGGGAATTCTCTGGTTCCAAGAAAGCCAGATGAAACACATCTTTCAACTGAGTGGGAAGCGATGTAGCCTGGAGGTGGAATCCTGGGCAACCCCACCCAGTAATCAAATCGTACTGATTGGGCGCAATCTTAACCCGGAACAGTTGCGGCAAGAATTAGAACAGTGCCAGGAGTTCGAGCCAACGAAGTTGAGTATCCGCTAAACCCGGCATTCACTATTCGCAATTAGCAACGTATGAGGTGCAACCATGACAACTACACTGATGCTTAAATCGGCTCAAATCGGCGGAACCGTTCACACGTTCCAGTGGCAATGGCAGGATCAAAGCTTTGCGATCGCCTACGAAACGCGCGGCAGTGGCACTCCAGTTCTGCTCCTCCCTGCCTTCAGCACCGTTTCTACTCGCGCCGAAATGCAGGGTATAGCCGAACAGTTAGCTCCACATTTTCAAGTAATTGCGATGGACTGGTTAGGATTTGGACAATCCGATCGCCCTGCTTTAGACTATCAGCCCATCCTCTACCGCCAACTTTTACAAGATTTCCTTCATGCCCAATTTAATCAACCCATTGCTGTGGTTGCCGCTGGACATGCGGCGGGTTATGCGATGCAAGTTGCTCAACAAACACTGTGCCCCTGGTCAAAAATGGTATTGGTTGCGCCGACCTGGAAAGGTCCACTGCGGGTAATGGGTGCGCCCACACCTGTACGAGATGCTGTCCGAGAATTGGTCAGATCACCTGGCATTGGTGAGGCACTCTACAGTCTCAACACGGCTCCTGCCTTCCTTAAGTTCATGTATCGGCAGCATGTCTACGTGGATGCCAATAAACTGACTCCAGAATTCATGCAGCAGAAATACAACATCACCCAGCACTCAGGGGGACGCTATGCACCGGCTGCGTTTGTCACGGGAACGCTAGACCCTATGCAAAGACACGAAGAGTTTTTGCAGGTTGGGCAAGCACTCTCCCTTCCCACAATGGTTGTCATCGGCGAACAATCTCCGGGGCAGTCCAAGGCTGAAATGGAAGCCCTTGCAAAATTACCAGGGATTCAGAGCAGTCGCCTTCCGGGTTCTCTGGGACTCCATGAAGAATATGCCAATGAGGTAGCAGCGATCGTATTACCGTTCTTACGCGCTTAATTTTTACTCAGCATCAAACTCACAGGGGATGGAGTCGAAGAAACGACCAATTTTCTGGAAATTGCTAAACACGCCTACACTCCGCCCAAAACACTTGCCGAATCTCAGCTTTTACCTATAATTTGAGAATGATTATCATTCTTGTAAGTAAAGAGGCGTGACTGATGGTAGCTGCTGAGATTCCAAGTTCCGTCCCTGTGACTGTCTTAACAGGCTATTTGGGTGCAGGGAAAACGACGCTCCTCAACCGCATCCTCACCCATGAGCATGGCAAGAAGGTTGCGGTCATCATCAATGAGTTTGGAGAAGTGGGCATTGACAATCAGTTGGTGATTGATGCCGACGAAGAAATCTTTGAGATGAACAACGGCTGTATCTGCTGTACGGTGCGGGGTGATTTGATTCGCATCATTGGCAACCTGATGAAGCGGCGGAACAAGTTTGACCATCTGGTGATTGAAACCACTGGATTGGCAGACCCCGCTCCTGTCATCCAGACCTTCTTCATGGACGAAGATGTGCGATCGCAAACTAGCCTGGATGCGGTTGTCACGGTCGTAGATGCCAAACACATTCACCAGCACTGGGATGCCGATGAAGCGATCGAGCAACTGGCATTTGCCGATGTAATCCTGCTCAACAAAACCGATCTGGTCACGCCTGCTGAACTGGATGAATTAGAGCAACGCATCCGGTCAATGAATGCAATGGCGAAAATCTACCGGACAAAGGACGCTCAAGTGGAAATGGATAGCATCCTGGGAGTTGGTGCCTTTGATTTAAGTCGCGCTCTGGAAATCGACCCCAATTTCTTAGGCGAAGATGCTCACGAACATGATGAAACGGTGGGATCAGTCGCGATCGCAGAATCCGGTACGTTGAACTTTGAGCGGCTGAATACCTGGATGGGTGAACTGTTACGAAATCAAGGACCGGATATTTTTCGGATGAAGGGCATTCTCAACATTGAGGGTGAAGATAATCGATTTGTGTTTCAAGGTGTTCATATGCTGTTCGATGGCAGAGCCGATCGCCCCTGGAAGCCCAACGAAACCCGCAAGAATGAACTGGTCTTTATCGGTCGCAATCTGGATGAAGCACAGCTAAAAGAAGGCTTCCGGGCATGTCTGGCATGAAAACAAAAGCACAACTGGAATTTCAACAAACCTGGCGCAGTGGCTTGTCAGATTACATCACCGCGATCGCCTGGTCGCCCAGTGGTCGCTCTTTAGCGGCTTGTTCAGCGGCTGGGGAGGTGGTGTTGATCAGTGTGCCAGGTTTCCAATTCACCCTTCTTCAGGGTGAAACGGGGTACTCCGTCGATTGCCTTGCTTTTTCCCATGACGCACAGTTTTTGGCGATCGGGGGGCAAGATGGGCAGGTCAAGATCTGGTCGCTTCAGTCTGGATCGCCAGAACTCGTCACCACATTAGAAAACAAATCGGTTTGGGTCGATCGCCTGTGCTGGAGTCCGATCACCCACGAGCTTGCCTTTAGCCTGGGTAAGTATGTTCAGGTTTGGGATGCCGATACGCAAAATGTTGTAACCACCCTTAACTTCGAAGCTTCAACCGTCCTAGATATAGATTGGCGCAGAGACGGCAAGTACCTGGCTTTAGCGGGCTACCAGGGGGCAAGAGTCTGGAATACAAAGGACTGGGATGCAGAAGAGGAAGCGTTAGATATCCCCTCGGCAACGGTAGCGATCGCTTGGTCACCTGATAACCAGTTCATTGCTGAGGGCAATCTGGATAACACCTTAACCGTCGTGGAATGGGACAATCCTGCGCCCTGGGTGATGCGGGGCTTTCCCGGTAAAGTGCGACAACTGGCATGGTCTGAGGTTCCCACTAATACTGGTGTGCCGATGTTAGCATCCTGTAGCGGAGCAGCAGTGGTTGTATGGGAGCGCGATCGCGATGAGCGCATTGGTTGGGCAAGCCGAATTTTAGGCAACCATGAAGGAGTGGTGCAGGCGATCGCCTTTCAACCCGGTTCGCTGCTATTGGCATCGGCAGCAGAGGACGGATGGGTTGCACTCTGGCACCGAGGCACTCGATTGATTCAATCGCTTACAGGCGCACCGAATGGCTTCTCTTGCCTCACCTGGCACCCTCAAGGACATCAACTTGCAGCGGGTGGACTGGATGGCGAGTTGTTGGTCTGGTCACAGGCTCTCCGAGGTCAGGGGTTTGGTAAACGATGAATCCGTCATTTCCCGCTATCACCTTTTCATCTTCATAATTTTTCCTGGTAAAAGATATGCCTTAAAAAAGGATAAAACTTTGCTCTGATTCACCGTTTTATCCCTCCCCTCCGGATTGTTTCACCCCTGATCCAAGTAGTAATGTTTGACCCCGATGGGTTTGATTCTCAACTACTGAAGTAGAACCAATTTAATTTCTTAAAGACAATTAATTCTCTGATCCAAGGTGAGAGTGAAATAGCCATTTAGCAATACCTTTCCATGAGAAAAAACTTTCTGCGTGCGCTACTGGCGATCGCGGTTGCTGCCGTGATCATTTTGCCGAGCTGTGCCCGACCTGGCACCCAATCCCAAACCTCTACAGATCCAACACTCACGTTCTCCTGGTCACAGGATATAGGACCGCTGAACCCACATATGTACAATCCCAGCCAGATGTTTGCTCAGGATTTAATTTATGAGCCACTGGTGAGCTACGATCGGGGCGGCGAAATTCAGCCTGCCCTGGCAGAAAGCTGGGAAGTGTCGCCCGATGGCAAATTGATCACGTTCCAATTACGTCAGGGTGTCCAGTTTTCAGACGGCACCCCATTTGATGCAGCGGCTGCCAAAGCCAACTTTGATCAGGTATTGCAGAACCGCAAAGAACATGACTGGCTGGGACTAATCGAGGCGATCGATCGCGTTGAAGCCCAAGGCGATCGCACCTTGCAAATGTACCTGAAAACGCCTTATTATCCTGCCCTGCAAGAATTGACGTTGATTCGCCCGGTTCGATTCCTGTCGCCAAAAGCGTTTCCTGACAGCGGCACAACCGCAGAAGGCATTAAAGCCCCGATCGGCACAGGACCCTGGGTGTTAGCCGATTACCAGAAAGACGCTCAGGCTGTTTTTAAGCGCAACGAGAACTATTGGGGCAGCAAACCTGCCATTGAGCAGGTCACGGTGAAAATTATTCCCGATGGTGAAACGCGAGTTCTGGCGTTTGAGAACAACGAAATTGATTTAATTTACGGTAACGGTGAAATTAGTCTCGACTCGTTCAAGCAACTGCGCGATTCAGGGAGCTATACGGCTGAGGTATCACCACCGTTGAATACGCGAGCGATCGCGATCAATTCCAACCGGGGCGCGACAGCAGAACTAAAAGTGCGCCAGGCGATTCAGCATAGTGTCAACAAAGATGCGATCGTTTCCGCCATTTTCTACGACACGGAACAAAGAGCTGACACCTATTTTTCAACCGAAGTACCCTATGCAAATATTGGCTTGCAACCCTACGCCTACGATGTGGATCAAGCCAAAGCCTTACTTGATGAAGCCGGATGGCAACAGCCCGCAGGACAAGCGATTCGTCAGAAAGACGGTCAACCCTTAACGCTCGATCTCTCGTTTAGCGGGGAAAACAATGTGGATAGAGCGATCGCCGAAGCGATTCAGGCTGACCTGAAGGCAGTAGGCATTGATGTCAGGCTGTTGGGTGAAGAAGAGCAAGCCTGGAGCGATCGCCAGTCTAATGGCGAATTTAATTTAATCTTCAATGATACCTGGGGACCACCCTACGAGCCGCAGGCAATGGTGTCTTCGATGCGCGTCCCCTCTCATGCCGACTACGCGGCTCAACAAGGACTGCCAATGAAAGCTGAGATCGATCGCAAAATTGGTGAAGTGCTGCTTACCACTGAGGAAGCACCGCGCCAGCAGCTTTACCGCGACATTCTCACGACATTGCACGAACAGGCGGTCTATCTGCCGATTTCCTATTCAACCAATGTTGCCGTGATGCATAAGGAGTTGTCCGGGTTTGAATTTATGCCACAGGCGAACCAAGTGCCGCTGAGCAAGCTGAGTAAATCTTAAAGACAACTCTGATCCCCTCACCTCTCTCTTCCAACAAAGCAGGGGTGAGGACGTATTTTCAACCCACCGCAAATCTTCTACCCGTGAAACTGACTGACCATTACATTTTCAGGCGCATCCTGCAACTCATTCCAGTGTTGCTGGGGATCTCGATCGTCACGTTCTTGCTGATTCAACTGATGCCTAGCGATCCGGCGGCGGTAGTGTTGCGCGTAGCGAATACTCCGGCAACTCCGGAGGCGATCGCAGCCATGCGGGAAAAACTCGGACTCGATCGCCCTCTTCCAATCCAGTATCTCGATTGGCTCTGGCACGTCTTGCGGCTCGATTTCGGGCAATCCTTCGTGACTGGCAAACCCGTTCTACAAGAAGTGATGCACTATGTGCCGACGACGCTGATTTTAACGGCTTGTGCCACTCTGCTGATTTTTGCGCTCGGTTTGCCGATGGGAATTGTAGCAGCACTCTATCGGGATACTGTTTTCGATCAGGTGAGTCGGTTGTTTGCTTACATTGGCGTGGCAATGCCAAGTTTCTGGCTAGGGTTTGTGCTGATGTATATTTTTAGCTTCAAGTTGGGCTGGTTTTCTGTCACCAGTCGTGGCTCGATCGCCGATTGGATTCTGCCTTCGATCACGTTAGCCTGGGCACCCGCAGCAGTTTATGCGCGTTTGTTGCGTGGCAGTATGCTGGAAAGCCTCGGTCAAAATTATGTGCTGTATGCCAGAGCCAGAGGTTTATTGGAACGGCTGGTGATTCTGCAATATGCACTGAAGAATGCACTTTTGCCTGTTGTCACAGTGTTTGGATTAAGTTTCGCTAATCTCCTCTCTGGTGCGGTGATTGTGGAAAGTGTGTTTTCGCTGCCAGGACTGGGGCGATTTGCAGTTCAATCCATTCTCAATCGCGATTATCCCGTTGTGCAATGTTACGTCTGTTTAACGGCTGTGCTATTTGTCGTCGTCAATCTCTTTGTTGACCTGACCTACAGCTATTTTGATCCGCGTATTCGTTTTGGTAAACAAGAAGTTTAATCATGGCAATTTTGCAAAAACTTTTGGATCACAAATTAGCGTGGTTAGGTCTGAGCCTGATTGCGATCGTCGTCCTCACTGCCATCTTTGCCCCGCTGATCGCACCCCACGATCCTTTAGCGGTTGATTTGATGCAGAAACTCCAGCCGCCGAGTGCTGCTTTTCCCTTGGGAACCGATCATCTCGGTCGCTGCATCTTGTCCCGCTTAATTTACGGGACGCGCGTGTCGCTGTCAATTTCCCTAGTGGTCATTGCGCTGACGACGACGATGAGCCTGATTGTTGGCTTAGTTGCGGGCTATGTAGGCGGTAAAGTCGATAGCTGGCTGATGCGAGTGTGTGATGTGTTTCTCGCCTTTCCGGCGCTGATTTTGTCACTGGCGATTGTTGGCATTTTAGGAGCCGGAGTTGGGAATTTAATATTTGCCCTGGCAATAACACACTGGGCAGGCTATGCCCGAATTGTTCGCAGTCGTGTCTTGAGCGTCAAGGAAAGCGATTTTATCCAGGCGGCGATCGTATCTGGTGCAAGCAGTTTGCCGATCATGTTCCGGCACATCTTGCCATTTACGATCGCAGAACTTGCTATTCTCATGTCGCTCGATATCAGCCACATGATTTTGCACATTGCCGGCTTATCGTTTCTGGGATTAGGCATTCAACCTCCCACACCAGAATGGGGAGCGATGATCAACGATGGACGCGAGTATTTCCGCCGCCAGCCAGAACTGATGCTCTATCCGGGTTTGATGATTTTTATCACGACACTCGCATTTAATATTGTGGGTGATGTGCTGCGGGATGTTCTCGACCCGCGCATGGAGAAGCAAGTGCGAGCTGAAGCGTTGAAAACAAAGTTGCAAAATGGCTGAACCTGTTCTGACTGTTGATAATTTGCAGGTTGCATTTCCAGCCCGATCGCGACGCGATCCTGGAGCAATCCCGATCATCCGAAATGTCAGCTTTCAACTGCAACCGGGCAACGTTTTGGGCATCATTGGCGAAAGCGGTAGCGGTAAAAGTGTCACCTGCCTGTCGATTCTGGGATTATTAAAAGGGGCAAAGATTCAAGGCAGCGCTCAGCTTGCAGGGCAGGAATTAATTGGGCTAAATTCGGCTGAACTGCGCCAGATTCGTGGACCAAAAATCGGCATGATTCTGCAAAATCCGGTCAGTTTCTTCAATCCGATCGCCACCATTCAACGACAATTCATCGAAACCCTGCGATCGCACCGCTCACTGACTGATACGGCGGCTCGCACAATCGCCACCGAACATCTCGCCGCCGTGGGTTTGACAGATCCCCAGCGAGTGCTGCGTCAATTTCCATTTCAACTCAGCGGTGGCATGCTGCAACGAGTCATGATCGCGATCGCGCTCTCATTACAACCGCAAGTTCTAATTGCTGATGAACCGACAACGGCATTAGACGTGATTACCCAAATGCAAATTCTGGGACTGATCAAACAACTGCAACTGCAAACCAATTGTGCCCTGCTGTTAATCACGCATGATCTGGGAGTAATTGCTCAACTTGCCGATCGCGTTGCAGTAATGCGGAATGGTGAGTTCGTTGAACAAACCAGCGTCGAGCAGTTATTCGATCATCCCCAACATTCCTACACGCGATCGCTCCTTGCTTCTCGACTAACCCATCACCTGGGAGCAAGACGATGACATTACTATCGGTGCAGCACGTTTCTAAAACCTATCAGTTGCGGCTGGGCTGGAGTGGTAAAACGCAGCTTATTTCGGCGCTGCAAGATGTTTCGATCGATCTTGCATCTGGAAGTTGTTTGGGCGTAGTGGGGGAGAGTGGTGCCGGAAAAAGCACGTTAGGACGGGTGGTGCTTGGCTTAGAAAAGCCCGATCGCGGTGAGATCTGGTTTCAAGGTCAAGAATTGAGCCAGCTAAAACCACAGAAACTGCGATCGCTGCGGCGCGATATGCAGGTGGTTTTTCAAGATAGCTTCAATGCCGTGAATCCGCGATTCAACGTCAGGGAAATTATCAGTGAACCCATCCGTAATTACCTGAATGTTACGGCGGCTGAGGCAACGGATCGCACCGTTCAACTTCTGGAAACAGTCGGTTTAACAGCGTCTGACGCAGATAAATATCCCCATCAATTTAGCGGTGGACAGTTGCAGCGCGTCACTATTGCACGGACGATCGCTCTCAAGCCCAAGCTTGTTGTTTTAGATGAACCCGTTTCCAATCTTGATATGACCATTCAGGCTCAAATTCTTGATTTACTGCTCCATCTGAAGCAACAATTTCACCTGTCTTACTTGTTTATCACTCACGATCTCGCTGCCGTTGCTTATCTTGCCGATCGATTTGTCGTCATGCACAAAGGGGCAATCGTTGAATCGATCGATTCTCTAGACTTGAGCAAACTTCAGCATCCTTATTCGCGACAGTTAATCGCTGCTCAATTACCCGCCCATCCTCGCGATCGCAAATCGTTCATTTACTCCGCAAAATCATGACAAACAATCTGCTCAAAATCAACTGGCATCACTGGCTTGAACGTTGGGACGCGCAGCAAAGCGGATATCTCCCCTATCGAGAAGAACGGTTTCAAATCATGCTCGATGCGATCGCTCACCTGTTACCTGAATCGTTCACTGCGATCGATCTGGCTTGTGGTCCCGGTGCTATCAGTCAGCGTTTACTGAATCGATTTCCGCAAGCAACCTGTATTGCCATTGATTATGATCCGGTTTTGCTAGAGATCGGTCAAGGTGTGTTAGGAACGATAGGCGATCGACTGCATTGGATCGAAGCAGATTTAACGCAGGATGATTGGTTAGAACAAATGGGTGAGACTCAGGTTGATGCCGTTTTAACGACAACCGCACTGCACTGGCTACAGATTGATCAATTAGTGCATCTTTATCAGAAACTCGGTCAAGTTATACGTCCGGGCGGTGTGTTCCTCAACGGCGATCATCTCTACTTTCCGCCACACTTAGCCATAATTCAACGCTTGGCAAAAGCAGTGCAGACGCAGCAGGAAGAGCAGGCATTTTCAGTGAAAAAGCAGGAAGATTGGCAGCAGTGGTGGCAGGCGATCGAACAAGAGACAGAACTCAAGGAGTTGCTAATTGAAAGACACCAACGCTTTCAACCTCGATTCACCGAGCATGAGCCAACGCTGGTCATTCATGAGGCAGCCCTGCAAGAGGCAGGCTTTCGAGAAGTCAGTACAATCTGGCAGCGATTTGACGATCGAATTTTATTAGCGGTGCGTTAGCCAACTCATCTCAGAGTGATAAGTCTATTGCGATCGCAACCCAATACCCACGCTTCCTTGCTAATGCATTCCCAAGTGAATGGTGATGTAAGCTGTTTATCCAACAGATTCATCTAAATGCTCGACCACAGCCTGACAAAAATTGAAGACATGATCATCCTGCAAGCGGTAAAACACATGCCGCCCTTGCTTGCGAGAACTTACTAGGCGAATGGTTCGTAACGTTCTTAACTGGTGAGACACGGCTGATTCATTCATGCCTACAGCCGTTGCCAGATCGCCCACACACATCTCCTGATTTGCCAAAATTGATAGGATTCGTAATCGATTGGGATCGGCAAGAAAGCCCAGAAACTCTGCCATCCGTTGGGCTTTCTCGCTGCTCAGGGGTGCCTGTTGCAACGATTGTGTAGCACTAGTAGAACTGTCATGGGGAAGATCGCAACAAAGCTCTTCCCCATCGTCAGGAATCTCAGAGGTATGTTGAGCAGGCAGATCAGGCATTTTGAAAAGGGTTTAGCGATACTCAGGAATGGCAACCGCAGCCTGTATGACCGCAACCTGATCCTTGAGGGTGTCCATTCGCACAAGCCTCGCCACAATAGGCTTTTTCATCTTTCATCACCGCATCGCTCAGATTCACAATGCAGAGGCAATCTGAACAAGCGCATTTCATCTGAGTCACTGTAGTCATAGGAATTCTCCAAAACAGTTTCCCTTATTATCTTAATACCTGAACAGCAATTCAGATGTTGGATTATCAGAAATCTTCACGATTGGAGAAGTTGCTCCATATTGCGTGGTTTTTGATGACAGTCTTATGAACAAAGGCTAAATTGGATGGCTAAGTACTGGCAGAAAAACAATGAACCTTACTAAACTTACTCTCTTTTCATGCCCTGCTGTCCTAGCTGCTTTAGTGCTGATGACCAGCCCAGCTCAAGCCAGCACGTCTGCTAACCTGTTGCAACCAAGCCTGGTAGAGTTCACAACCGAGCATCACGCCATTACTATTGCCGTAGCATCTCCCTCCGATGGCCCCTTGCTTCCAACGGGGTGTTCCTGTGCCCGCTGCACTAAAGCCGAAGAACTTTTACAAGGGCGATTTCCTGCTTTCTAAGCAGATTGAATTCATCATCAGGTGCTGGAGCATCTGTTTAGCGCAGTCAGCTTAGTGATATTGCGCTAAGTTTGTTTCGGTTTTAATGCTTTGCTTCAAGTTCGCGAGGTTTCAGATTACAAATCGGATCTATACTGAATTCAATTTTAAGTCTGAGGAGTTTGTTTGCATGAATCTCCGCTTAACCTTAAAGTTAATGACCATTCCCACCCTGATGGGTTCAGTATTAGCTTCTGGAATTCTGGCGCAATTAGCATCTGCGACTGACACAAGTTCTTCAGTAACTGTGCTAACTAGTCAGGCTGTTTGTGATTCGCCCTCAGACCGTGAACTCGAATTATCAACCATTCGGCATCGCACTCAAGGTATTGCGATCGCATCAGCAGACTTAGGTTCTGGTGAGACTGCAGTTCTTGACTTTAGCGAAGCAGAGAGCGATGCTGCTGCTGTTTTGTTTGGTTGTGATTGTCCTGCCTGTATTAACGCTTTACGGCAATTGCGAAATCAGTCGTTATTCAACAACGGTAATGGGCATTGCTGGACTTCTTTGCAACGCCGTGTATCGCCTCAGAGGATGCAAGAAGTACTTCAGAATTTAGAAATGAGGGAAGCTGAATAAGTCCGTTAAGCTGTCAGGTAACAGTGACAATTGGGTTTCGCAATTAAAGATGCTGCAAGTGAATTCAGTGTTGTCGCTGCCAGCAGTCCTCCACCCAACGCCCCCTCGATTGTGATAAACGGTACTCCCGATCGCATCAGTTGGCGTTTAGAGATCGGTGCATGACTAAACCCGATCGGCATCCCGATTACCAGGGCAGGCTGAATGGCTTGTTGCTGAATTGCCTGACACACAGTTAGCAAAATGCGGGTATGGCAACGATTCGATACCGTTGGCGAATCAATGGGAGAAAAATCTAGGACTGAACTGCCTAACCACTCTTTATTGGTGCCAATCTCGCAAAATGAGATTGTCGTGCTTTGGCTAAAGGAACTCCCTCTAACCAGTTGATGGCTCGTACCACATTCATCGCGGCGGCTGTCGCAACATGCTGTAGATGCGTTTTGACTAACCCAATATATCGACAATCCCGTAACTCAAATCCTCGCACTGCTTGAGAAATGGTTCCTTCAACGCCAGCCCGAACCGCGAACTGCTTCTTAAAGGCTTCAGTGGTTTGTCGTTCTCTTGCCTGTTGCAATACCGCGTACTCCTCTGGCAATTTTAAGCTCAACTCACGCGGCGCGCGTTTAGAGCGAGTACACTGTGAACGAGAACGACAGGCTGTGCAGTCACGGGAACTAAAACGAACATGAATGACTGGATTGCCATAACTATCCTGTCCATTCTTCCAGCCTTTGCTAAGCTTTCCACGAGGACAGATTGCTACTTGGTTCTCCCAATTAACCTTAAATTGAGTCAGGTCAAAGCCTTGTTTAGATTGAGCTTGCCATCCTGAACCTGTTGATACTGGTTTGTACAAATCAATGTTATAGTCTTCTTGACTTCCCAATATTAGCTGTGCAGACATATATCCCTGATCAACAATATGTTGTTTAGGTTGTAGTTCTTTTTGTTCTAGCGAAGCGTGAATAATAGGTGTTGCTGATTGATCTTGAGTCGTTGCTTCTGTTGTCTCTACATTCGTGATCAATCGTGGCATTTCTTCATCACAACTTTCACTCAAATGAACTTTATAACCTGTCCAACTACGACTATACTTTGCACTACGACGAGCCTCAACATCATCAGGGGAACGAATTCTTAATGCACCAGGTGCAGAGTCTTGTGCTGTTCGTAGTTGGATCACTTCGGTCGGTGCATAGTACTGTTGCAACCAAACTTGTCGGAGAGTTTCAATGGCAGGTAATTTCCGCCATTCTACTGGAGTTGCTTGTGCGTAGATAAGATCCAGTAGGAAGAATCCATCAGCCCCTATCTCTGCTGCTAGAGCATCTCGTTCTTCTGGTTTTTTGGGTAAACGCGAATCTTCCATTCGCTTGCCATAGCGGTCATACCATTCTGGTGGCACCACCGACTGCAACCAGGTCGGCGCAATTTCTGCCAAGGTGTTCAAAGCATAGCGTAGCGTCTCTCCTAAAAACTCTACCCGTGTCATCTCCCTAATCGCCGCAACAACATGGGTTGAATCACTGCGTTGTTGCCCACGCCCTTTCAGTAACCCTCCAGTCTGAAACCGCTTGAGCATCAAATCTAAAATCTGTTCCTCCACACTGCCCTTGAGCAACCGATCTCGAAATTCGCTTAGAACAGAATGGTTAAATCCTGCATCGACGAGTTCCAGTGACAGTGCATACTTCCAATCAATCCGCGCCCGAACCGCTTCTGCTGCTTGGCGATCAGACAAGTTTTCGACAAATTGCATCACCGTGATCAGGGCGAGTCGCCAAGGTGCCTCAGCTGCATGACCACAACGGGGATAAAGTGAAGCAAAATCCTCATCGCTAAAGAAAACACCTAGCTCATCGCGCATCCGGATAAAGAGATTTCCCTTAGGAAAAGCAGCACGAGCAACACGAGCGGTTTCTTCAGGAATAGCAGGAAGGGGTTGAGGCTGAAGTGACATAGGGTAGAACTCTCCTGACAGTCAGTCTTCCTCCATCCTCCTTAGGGCTTCGTATCAATGGCTTCTAGCTTAACTTTTCTACAGAATTCCAGCAGTTTAT includes the following:
- a CDS encoding alpha/beta hydrolase, which codes for MTTTLMLKSAQIGGTVHTFQWQWQDQSFAIAYETRGSGTPVLLLPAFSTVSTRAEMQGIAEQLAPHFQVIAMDWLGFGQSDRPALDYQPILYRQLLQDFLHAQFNQPIAVVAAGHAAGYAMQVAQQTLCPWSKMVLVAPTWKGPLRVMGAPTPVRDAVRELVRSPGIGEALYSLNTAPAFLKFMYRQHVYVDANKLTPEFMQQKYNITQHSGGRYAPAAFVTGTLDPMQRHEEFLQVGQALSLPTMVVIGEQSPGQSKAEMEALAKLPGIQSSRLPGSLGLHEEYANEVAAIVLPFLRA
- a CDS encoding GTP-binding protein → MVAAEIPSSVPVTVLTGYLGAGKTTLLNRILTHEHGKKVAVIINEFGEVGIDNQLVIDADEEIFEMNNGCICCTVRGDLIRIIGNLMKRRNKFDHLVIETTGLADPAPVIQTFFMDEDVRSQTSLDAVVTVVDAKHIHQHWDADEAIEQLAFADVILLNKTDLVTPAELDELEQRIRSMNAMAKIYRTKDAQVEMDSILGVGAFDLSRALEIDPNFLGEDAHEHDETVGSVAIAESGTLNFERLNTWMGELLRNQGPDIFRMKGILNIEGEDNRFVFQGVHMLFDGRADRPWKPNETRKNELVFIGRNLDEAQLKEGFRACLA
- a CDS encoding WD40 repeat domain-containing protein, encoding MSGMKTKAQLEFQQTWRSGLSDYITAIAWSPSGRSLAACSAAGEVVLISVPGFQFTLLQGETGYSVDCLAFSHDAQFLAIGGQDGQVKIWSLQSGSPELVTTLENKSVWVDRLCWSPITHELAFSLGKYVQVWDADTQNVVTTLNFEASTVLDIDWRRDGKYLALAGYQGARVWNTKDWDAEEEALDIPSATVAIAWSPDNQFIAEGNLDNTLTVVEWDNPAPWVMRGFPGKVRQLAWSEVPTNTGVPMLASCSGAAVVVWERDRDERIGWASRILGNHEGVVQAIAFQPGSLLLASAAEDGWVALWHRGTRLIQSLTGAPNGFSCLTWHPQGHQLAAGGLDGELLVWSQALRGQGFGKR
- the nikA gene encoding nickel ABC transporter substrate-binding protein encodes the protein MRKNFLRALLAIAVAAVIILPSCARPGTQSQTSTDPTLTFSWSQDIGPLNPHMYNPSQMFAQDLIYEPLVSYDRGGEIQPALAESWEVSPDGKLITFQLRQGVQFSDGTPFDAAAAKANFDQVLQNRKEHDWLGLIEAIDRVEAQGDRTLQMYLKTPYYPALQELTLIRPVRFLSPKAFPDSGTTAEGIKAPIGTGPWVLADYQKDAQAVFKRNENYWGSKPAIEQVTVKIIPDGETRVLAFENNEIDLIYGNGEISLDSFKQLRDSGSYTAEVSPPLNTRAIAINSNRGATAELKVRQAIQHSVNKDAIVSAIFYDTEQRADTYFSTEVPYANIGLQPYAYDVDQAKALLDEAGWQQPAGQAIRQKDGQPLTLDLSFSGENNVDRAIAEAIQADLKAVGIDVRLLGEEEQAWSDRQSNGEFNLIFNDTWGPPYEPQAMVSSMRVPSHADYAAQQGLPMKAEIDRKIGEVLLTTEEAPRQQLYRDILTTLHEQAVYLPISYSTNVAVMHKELSGFEFMPQANQVPLSKLSKS
- the nikB gene encoding nickel ABC transporter permease produces the protein MRTYFQPTANLLPVKLTDHYIFRRILQLIPVLLGISIVTFLLIQLMPSDPAAVVLRVANTPATPEAIAAMREKLGLDRPLPIQYLDWLWHVLRLDFGQSFVTGKPVLQEVMHYVPTTLILTACATLLIFALGLPMGIVAALYRDTVFDQVSRLFAYIGVAMPSFWLGFVLMYIFSFKLGWFSVTSRGSIADWILPSITLAWAPAAVYARLLRGSMLESLGQNYVLYARARGLLERLVILQYALKNALLPVVTVFGLSFANLLSGAVIVESVFSLPGLGRFAVQSILNRDYPVVQCYVCLTAVLFVVVNLFVDLTYSYFDPRIRFGKQEV
- the nikC gene encoding nickel ABC transporter permease subunit NikC; protein product: MAILQKLLDHKLAWLGLSLIAIVVLTAIFAPLIAPHDPLAVDLMQKLQPPSAAFPLGTDHLGRCILSRLIYGTRVSLSISLVVIALTTTMSLIVGLVAGYVGGKVDSWLMRVCDVFLAFPALILSLAIVGILGAGVGNLIFALAITHWAGYARIVRSRVLSVKESDFIQAAIVSGASSLPIMFRHILPFTIAELAILMSLDISHMILHIAGLSFLGLGIQPPTPEWGAMINDGREYFRRQPELMLYPGLMIFITTLAFNIVGDVLRDVLDPRMEKQVRAEALKTKLQNG
- a CDS encoding ABC transporter ATP-binding protein, which encodes MAEPVLTVDNLQVAFPARSRRDPGAIPIIRNVSFQLQPGNVLGIIGESGSGKSVTCLSILGLLKGAKIQGSAQLAGQELIGLNSAELRQIRGPKIGMILQNPVSFFNPIATIQRQFIETLRSHRSLTDTAARTIATEHLAAVGLTDPQRVLRQFPFQLSGGMLQRVMIAIALSLQPQVLIADEPTTALDVITQMQILGLIKQLQLQTNCALLLITHDLGVIAQLADRVAVMRNGEFVEQTSVEQLFDHPQHSYTRSLLASRLTHHLGARR